The following coding sequences lie in one Sinorhizobium fredii USDA 257 genomic window:
- a CDS encoding chemotaxis protein CheW translates to MTYAAKNLTTGGRELIAFRVGGQEYCVNIMAVREIRGWTPATAMPHAPNYMLGVINLRGAVLPIIDFSARLGMKPAEPTVRHVIIVAQVKSQVVGLLVDAVSDILTVSDADIQPTPDIASDFERSFARGVLAVEGRMICLVELDSVFPQEEREAA, encoded by the coding sequence ATGACCTATGCCGCAAAAAATCTGACGACTGGCGGACGGGAGCTGATCGCTTTCCGCGTCGGCGGCCAGGAATACTGCGTCAACATCATGGCGGTCCGCGAAATTCGCGGCTGGACGCCCGCGACCGCGATGCCGCACGCGCCGAACTACATGCTTGGCGTCATCAACCTGCGGGGCGCGGTGCTGCCGATCATCGACTTTTCGGCGCGCCTCGGCATGAAGCCGGCCGAGCCGACGGTTCGCCATGTGATCATCGTCGCCCAGGTGAAGAGCCAGGTGGTGGGGCTTCTGGTCGATGCCGTCTCCGACATTCTGACCGTTTCGGATGCCGACATCCAGCCGACCCCGGATATTGCATCGGACTTCGAAAGGAGTTTTGCCCGTGGCGTCCTGGCGGTGGAGGGGCGGATGATCTGCCTCGTCGAACTCGACTCGGTCTTCCCGCAAGAGGAAAGGGAAGCAGCATGA